Proteins encoded within one genomic window of Thioploca ingrica:
- a CDS encoding rRNA large subunit methyltransferase gives MQIDLICLGKNRPTWVNTGFNEYAKRLPAYCTLTLKEIPLRKRTKNADLIRLQQQEGEQMLATIAPNAHVIALDERGTHWNTIQLTEQLSHWISTYSKVALLIGGPEGLATACSQRAQQYWSLSHLTLPHSLVRIIVAEQLYRAWSLLNNHPYHRA, from the coding sequence ATGCAAATTGATCTCATCTGTCTGGGTAAAAATCGGCCTACTTGGGTTAATACGGGTTTCAATGAATACGCTAAACGATTACCCGCTTATTGTACTTTGACTCTCAAAGAAATTCCCCTGCGTAAGCGTACTAAGAATGCGGATTTAATTCGATTACAGCAACAAGAAGGCGAGCAAATGTTAGCCACCATTGCACCCAATGCTCATGTTATCGCTTTGGACGAACGTGGAACTCATTGGAATACCATCCAATTAACTGAGCAATTATCTCATTGGATATCAACTTATTCCAAGGTTGCATTACTTATTGGTGGTCCAGAAGGGTTAGCTACCGCTTGTTCACAGCGTGCGCAACAATATTGGTCTTTATCTCACCTAACTTTACCTCATTCACTGGTGCGAATTATTGTGGCTGAGCAATTGTATCGTGCTTGGAGTTTATTAAATAATCATCCTTATCACCGCGCGTGA
- a CDS encoding conserved repeat protein — translation MTLFTSRIEVHWIIRYILWLFLLFGNWLSVAWSEVPTSVNLTLIDTKINGIDNVTGLNQVNSVAISSDGRHLYATSFDGAITVFSRDNGSGKLSWVQTVNNSDLDNNGLNGASAVLVSPDSKHVYVASALDKAVVVFTRDQTTGKLTLVEIQQDGSSGGDGLEGANALAMSADNLRLYVTAVNDNALTVFARNVNSGGLTFLSKQQQGLTTPTHVTVSQDNVFIYVTNSNSVSRFTRNPTQGEIAYVDTLSSSGVDGVADLNGAQSMTISPDNNQAYIVSSDNSALLAFSRDASGKLTFLQTYRNNDNGIKGLGGAHSVVVSPDGRLVYVAGMNNSAIAVFNRDTNTGLLSFNNLVQNSSSLDGVTAVTTSPDGNHIYTAATFSKAISAFTTKSTDLEITLTSSEKVPINSPLTYNITVNNKGGEPATGITLIDTLPTGVTFAPIQSTQGCSYDANTNQVTCSLGELQPNTTASALVTVITPATVTTSTLTNKVAVTANQADSNSANNTAEKSTQLSETVSKADLKAEISTNLETASINSPLIYTVTVTNQGPDLANKVVLTSTLPTGVIYDATKSASFCTNTAGTVSCQLGTMEVNKPVQVAIHVTTPGTPGTLNFTTRVNSDDFDPTSTNNTASKTINVANLQFDLVIVDAVANPSTNINVGSDLTYTVTVANNGPTQASEVTLTTTLPSQVSYISSTPACTQVQGQVTCVLGNLNANANQKVVITARAVQISTNISNTFSVSASGQDTNGSNNSKAVTLGSIVGQIADFVVTVDDGGKTVLVGGSVTYAITITNNGNTDDSVVLNVGLTGKNVTIGTIEGKSCGTGPSFSCQIGVIAAGKSEKVTVQATPNELGNITLTAKAEGKAFDPNPSNNTVTKETAVSDKQIDLGVTIAAVPNPAFLAKNLIYTITVTNIDTNNQATGVTVTQELPPGVTFVAAKATQGQCTQTNNLVTCPLGPLDPNGNAKIDTEVTPQSTGKLKSTVTVNSAVFDPQPANDTASIEVEVSQFKADLSLIITDTPDPAAINDPLTYTFTVTNNGPDPVTNIELVSTLPQGITIKTPAQLTPAAVGGNCLDMDVAREIHCTIPTLPNQGTATMTLVVTPTVLGELTNSAYVKGKEFDDNEENNKVTAVTQINNPTTLFLVETQKNGVAGIQGLEGINALTVSLDGQYVYAAGFTDNALVVFKREESDGRLKFFQVIHNDANGVTGLTNASSVSVSPDNAFVYVTGFKDTAVAVFSRDAVSGVLNFVEVQKNGAAGVQGLGGAFAILATTKQVYVAGSSDDAIAIFNRDSKTGQLSFQEAINFADASQSLDGVNALAVSPDGLYLFAASLNSNRLSVFRRDSESGALSLIQTLTNNVAGVQGLEQASGVIVSPDGKQVYTVGKGNDNAITVFQQDPQTGVLGFVEVHRNGIEGVTGLNGVEDLAISPRGDYVYVVSSTDNAVAVFRRDLTTGRLTFVDRRIDGIDGVDGLASARAVAVSPSGAHIYVAGFGDNAIAVLSVATADLNLVMSDGEDPVNVGDNVAYTLTLTNNGPHQATGILLTEQLPENINLMSSSPSQGQCLTAEKQLQCTLGSLKAGSNLTLSLVVATSEPGELSQTMTVIANEFDPTPVNVTETTQVTAKADLWVNIDATPTIARIQTPVTYTITITNDGPHPAKDITLQNEIPNGVQFNSAQLSPESTPCDFDVDKRTVNCAIAELATGANRIVTLIVTPTQEGATLESIATVNASTFDPNLLNNTAKQAMEVLVNIIEETYDNDGKKLENYIIGPTGAVIGGSIAGTIDNQGLISNAWILPNTLISGGKLSKTITNEGIIENVQLLSGTTINGGILRGTITGFPTDLAMINARIAAGTQLSYVIIGSNSQVDPQVKLGEGVTFKSSANIPEGIDLTSLFPFIIEPITQSKAVNLAMDVVAGEGLTLLAAINAIPELRENDLTFSQSLTTGYLSLSLADGEQMILIPLRISQLAATTPPQMTEHSDGSVTFVVQGGRLILAYPAPQSPTDLQTVLENLGLNQVQAEADGNLTIFAQNQFQTRPDLHTQQISPLLPLGLEATPSPLVQGSSLFVLRFVDTENKHRQQFFYPTPAHQEELYLALQGFPGASAVEFYNTGKVSVKIGARTYSGVFDYPVKTGNANTVTQLLPVPDKNGDGSEDIRVLYANGDQQLVYLLPFPEIAEEIQAIPAVQSTGYVVSQDIQGNLLLIQGNNRLLMTTTNLKQLDKATPAQMTINSDGSAEFITNSGLQALTQPIVQEMTSLKNAVRGLGITTIVTESNGNLSLPVTTTRSFNARPALRSTPTWLAMPLGLNTVPTSLPGVLTTMLVFRDETGTKRQQLIYPAAKYPDNLYQFFARQPSVETVTFDNDGTVLVRGGSFNLHGIFDYVVTNTGTPTGGIQFSSTTDINGDGITDFAVIYANGERQVIYQIPQ, via the coding sequence ATGACATTGTTTACCTCTCGCATTGAGGTCCATTGGATCATTCGGTATATCTTATGGTTATTTCTTTTGTTTGGCAATTGGCTTTCAGTTGCGTGGAGTGAAGTACCAACCTCAGTTAATCTGACTTTGATTGATACCAAAATAAATGGCATTGATAATGTTACCGGACTCAACCAGGTTAATTCAGTCGCTATCAGTTCTGACGGTAGGCACCTTTATGCGACTAGTTTCGATGGTGCGATCACTGTTTTTAGTCGTGACAATGGTAGTGGTAAATTATCGTGGGTTCAAACGGTCAATAATAGTGATTTAGACAATAATGGCTTGAACGGTGCCAGTGCGGTACTCGTCAGTCCGGATAGTAAACATGTCTATGTGGCCAGTGCCCTTGATAAAGCGGTGGTGGTTTTTACGCGAGATCAGACCACTGGAAAGTTAACTTTAGTTGAAATTCAACAGGATGGCAGTAGTGGTGGTGATGGTTTAGAAGGTGCTAATGCTTTAGCCATGAGTGCTGATAATTTACGTCTTTATGTGACGGCTGTTAATGATAACGCTTTAACGGTATTTGCACGAAATGTGAATAGCGGCGGTTTAACCTTTCTCAGTAAGCAACAACAAGGTTTAACTACACCAACGCATGTCACAGTAAGTCAAGATAATGTGTTTATTTATGTTACCAATAGTAATTCGGTTAGCCGCTTTACTCGTAACCCCACTCAAGGAGAAATCGCTTATGTCGATACTTTAAGTAGCAGCGGGGTTGACGGTGTTGCGGATCTCAATGGTGCTCAAAGTATGACGATTAGTCCGGATAATAATCAGGCTTATATCGTGAGTAGCGATAACAGTGCTTTACTGGCTTTTAGCCGAGATGCCAGTGGTAAATTGACTTTTTTGCAAACTTATCGAAATAATGATAATGGAATAAAGGGATTAGGTGGGGCACATTCTGTCGTTGTTAGTCCAGATGGTCGTTTAGTTTACGTGGCTGGCATGAATAATAGTGCCATTGCGGTATTCAATCGTGATACCAATACCGGTTTACTGAGTTTCAACAATCTGGTACAAAATAGTAGTAGCTTAGATGGTGTTACTGCGGTAACGACGAGTCCAGATGGCAACCATATTTATACTGCTGCAACTTTTAGCAAGGCGATTAGTGCCTTTACAACTAAATCGACTGATTTAGAGATTACCTTAACCAGTTCTGAAAAAGTACCTATCAATAGTCCATTAACCTACAATATTACGGTCAATAATAAAGGTGGCGAACCGGCAACCGGTATTACCTTAATCGATACCTTACCCACCGGCGTTACTTTTGCTCCAATACAATCGACTCAAGGTTGTAGCTATGACGCTAATACTAATCAAGTCACTTGCTCATTAGGTGAACTGCAACCGAACACCACAGCTTCAGCGCTGGTAACAGTAATAACCCCAGCAACCGTTACAACAAGTACCTTAACCAATAAAGTAGCGGTGACTGCCAATCAAGCGGATAGCAATTCAGCTAACAATACCGCTGAAAAAAGTACCCAATTATCAGAAACCGTTTCCAAGGCTGATTTAAAAGCAGAGATTTCAACTAATTTAGAAACCGCTAGTATTAACAGTCCCTTAATTTATACGGTTACGGTCACCAATCAAGGACCCGATCTGGCTAATAAGGTTGTATTAACCAGTACGTTACCAACTGGGGTAATTTATGATGCGACCAAGAGTGCTTCGTTTTGTACCAACACCGCCGGTACGGTTAGTTGCCAATTGGGTACAATGGAAGTTAATAAACCCGTACAGGTAGCGATTCATGTTACGACACCGGGAACGCCAGGAACTCTGAACTTTACTACCCGTGTCAACAGCGATGATTTTGATCCAACGTCGACTAACAATACGGCCAGTAAAACAATCAATGTTGCTAATCTTCAATTTGACTTAGTTATTGTTGATGCAGTAGCCAATCCCTCCACCAATATTAATGTGGGTAGTGATCTCACTTATACCGTCACTGTCGCTAATAACGGTCCGACTCAAGCCAGCGAGGTTACTTTAACCACCACTTTGCCGTCGCAAGTAAGTTATATTTCTAGCACACCCGCTTGCACTCAAGTTCAAGGGCAAGTAACTTGTGTATTAGGTAATTTAAATGCTAATGCTAATCAAAAGGTTGTGATTACAGCGCGAGCAGTTCAAATATCAACGAATATCTCTAATACTTTCTCAGTCAGTGCCAGTGGGCAAGATACCAATGGTAGCAATAATTCTAAAGCAGTCACTCTGGGGAGTATTGTGGGTCAAATTGCAGATTTTGTCGTTACGGTAGATGATGGTGGTAAAACCGTATTAGTTGGTGGTTCAGTCACTTATGCTATAACGATTACTAATAATGGGAATACGGATGATTCTGTTGTTCTCAATGTGGGCTTAACGGGTAAGAACGTGACCATAGGGACTATCGAAGGTAAAAGCTGCGGTACGGGTCCGAGTTTTAGTTGTCAAATTGGTGTCATTGCGGCTGGAAAAAGTGAAAAAGTAACGGTTCAAGCCACACCCAATGAATTAGGCAATATCACTTTAACTGCTAAAGCCGAAGGCAAGGCTTTTGATCCCAACCCATCAAATAACACGGTAACTAAAGAAACCGCCGTTTCTGACAAACAAATTGATTTAGGTGTGACTATAGCGGCTGTGCCTAATCCGGCTTTCTTAGCGAAAAACCTCATTTATACCATCACGGTTACCAACATTGATACTAACAATCAAGCCACCGGCGTCACGGTAACACAGGAATTACCACCCGGGGTAACTTTTGTTGCTGCGAAGGCAACTCAAGGTCAGTGCACTCAAACGAATAACCTCGTGACTTGTCCACTGGGACCACTCGATCCCAATGGCAATGCTAAAATTGATACCGAAGTCACGCCACAATCCACGGGTAAATTAAAAAGTACAGTTACCGTCAACAGTGCGGTTTTTGATCCACAACCCGCTAATGATACCGCGAGTATTGAAGTAGAGGTGAGTCAATTTAAAGCGGATCTCAGTTTAATCATCACCGATACCCCGGATCCAGCCGCTATCAATGATCCACTCACTTATACTTTCACCGTCACTAATAATGGTCCCGATCCGGTAACCAATATCGAATTAGTGAGTACGCTACCTCAAGGTATTACGATTAAAACGCCAGCCCAATTGACTCCAGCCGCAGTAGGTGGTAATTGCCTTGATATGGATGTAGCGAGGGAAATTCATTGTACGATTCCCACTTTACCCAATCAAGGTACTGCAACGATGACTTTAGTCGTTACGCCTACCGTGTTGGGTGAATTAACTAACAGCGCTTATGTTAAAGGTAAAGAATTTGATGACAATGAAGAAAATAACAAAGTCACTGCTGTAACTCAGATTAACAATCCAACCACATTGTTTTTAGTCGAAACTCAAAAAAATGGCGTTGCTGGCATCCAAGGCTTGGAAGGAATAAACGCCCTCACCGTAAGCCTAGACGGTCAGTATGTTTATGCCGCCGGTTTCACTGACAATGCTTTAGTGGTTTTTAAGCGTGAAGAAAGCGATGGACGACTCAAATTTTTCCAAGTTATTCATAATGATGCTAACGGTGTTACTGGCTTAACCAATGCGAGTAGTGTTAGCGTCAGTCCTGATAATGCCTTTGTTTATGTGACCGGTTTTAAGGACACAGCGGTGGCGGTGTTTAGTCGGGATGCGGTGAGTGGCGTACTCAATTTTGTCGAAGTTCAAAAAAATGGTGCTGCTGGTGTGCAAGGTTTAGGTGGTGCTTTTGCAATTTTAGCCACCACCAAACAAGTTTATGTTGCTGGAAGTAGTGATGATGCCATTGCGATTTTCAATCGGGATTCCAAAACCGGCCAACTGAGCTTTCAAGAAGCGATTAACTTCGCCGATGCTTCACAGAGTTTAGACGGTGTTAATGCGTTAGCAGTCAGTCCTGATGGCTTGTATTTATTTGCCGCGAGTCTCAATAGTAATCGTTTATCGGTATTTCGGCGTGACTCCGAAAGTGGCGCACTGAGTTTAATTCAAACGCTCACCAATAATGTGGCTGGCGTACAAGGCTTAGAACAAGCCAGTGGGGTCATTGTCAGTCCTGATGGCAAGCAAGTTTATACGGTTGGCAAAGGCAATGATAATGCTATCACCGTTTTCCAACAGGATCCGCAAACCGGTGTACTCGGTTTTGTGGAAGTTCATCGCAATGGTATCGAAGGGGTAACCGGACTGAATGGGGTAGAAGATTTAGCGATTAGCCCGCGTGGTGATTATGTTTATGTAGTCAGTAGCACTGATAATGCCGTAGCCGTATTTCGGCGAGATCTCACCACTGGCAGACTCACTTTTGTTGATAGACGCATCGATGGGATTGATGGCGTAGACGGACTGGCGAGTGCCCGTGCAGTTGCAGTCAGTCCTTCGGGTGCTCATATTTATGTGGCTGGTTTTGGAGATAATGCCATTGCGGTTCTGAGTGTTGCCACCGCCGATTTGAACCTGGTGATGAGTGACGGTGAAGATCCCGTCAATGTGGGTGATAACGTTGCTTATACCTTAACTTTAACTAACAATGGTCCCCATCAAGCCACTGGAATTCTGTTAACAGAACAACTCCCAGAAAATATTAACTTAATGTCATCAAGTCCCAGTCAAGGTCAATGTTTAACTGCCGAGAAACAGTTACAATGTACTTTAGGAAGCTTGAAAGCCGGTAGCAACCTGACCCTGTCACTCGTGGTAGCTACCTCTGAACCCGGGGAATTGAGCCAAACCATGACTGTCATCGCGAATGAATTTGATCCGACTCCGGTAAACGTTACCGAAACCACGCAAGTCACTGCGAAAGCAGATTTATGGGTCAATATTGACGCTACGCCAACTATCGCTCGGATTCAAACGCCGGTAACCTATACTATCACCATTACCAACGATGGTCCTCACCCGGCGAAAGATATCACCCTTCAAAATGAAATCCCTAACGGAGTACAATTTAACTCAGCACAACTTAGTCCAGAATCAACGCCTTGCGATTTTGATGTCGACAAGCGTACTGTTAATTGTGCTATCGCTGAGCTAGCAACTGGAGCCAATCGGATAGTGACTTTGATCGTTACTCCCACCCAAGAAGGCGCTACGCTCGAAAGTATAGCTACCGTAAATGCTTCAACCTTTGATCCCAATTTACTGAATAACACTGCGAAACAGGCGATGGAAGTTTTAGTCAATATCATCGAGGAAACTTATGATAATGATGGGAAAAAGCTAGAAAATTACATTATTGGCCCCACTGGCGCTGTGATTGGCGGTTCTATTGCCGGTACGATTGATAACCAAGGGTTGATATCCAACGCTTGGATTTTACCGAATACCCTCATCAGCGGGGGCAAATTATCCAAAACGATTACCAATGAAGGCATCATTGAAAACGTGCAATTACTGAGCGGTACGACAATTAATGGCGGAATTTTACGCGGTACCATTACCGGCTTTCCGACTGATCTGGCGATGATCAATGCGCGAATTGCCGCAGGTACCCAGTTGAGCTATGTCATTATTGGGAGCAATAGCCAAGTTGATCCACAAGTAAAACTGGGGGAAGGGGTTACTTTTAAATCCAGCGCGAATATTCCAGAAGGAATTGATTTAACTTCACTTTTTCCGTTTATTATTGAACCCATTACCCAGAGTAAAGCCGTCAACTTAGCTATGGATGTGGTTGCTGGCGAAGGTTTAACTTTACTTGCCGCCATCAATGCCATTCCAGAACTGCGAGAAAATGATTTAACCTTTTCCCAATCGTTAACAACCGGTTATTTATCATTGTCTTTAGCGGATGGCGAGCAAATGATATTAATCCCGCTGCGCATTTCACAACTGGCCGCGACAACTCCACCCCAAATGACCGAGCATTCTGACGGGAGTGTCACTTTTGTCGTTCAAGGTGGACGGCTGATTTTAGCTTACCCGGCACCACAAAGTCCTACCGATTTACAGACTGTCTTAGAAAATCTCGGCTTAAATCAAGTTCAAGCTGAAGCGGATGGCAATTTAACGATTTTTGCTCAAAATCAATTCCAAACGCGTCCCGATTTACATACTCAACAAATCAGTCCGTTATTACCATTGGGTTTAGAAGCGACGCCTTCACCGCTAGTACAAGGTTCAAGCCTATTTGTCCTGAGATTTGTTGATACCGAGAATAAACACCGGCAACAATTTTTCTATCCGACTCCCGCTCATCAGGAAGAACTGTACCTAGCATTACAAGGTTTTCCGGGTGCCAGTGCCGTTGAATTTTATAATACGGGTAAAGTTTCAGTAAAAATTGGGGCACGCACTTATTCTGGGGTATTTGACTACCCAGTCAAAACTGGGAATGCGAACACGGTGACGCAATTACTGCCGGTACCCGATAAAAATGGCGACGGCAGTGAAGACATTCGAGTTCTTTATGCGAATGGTGATCAACAACTCGTTTATCTTTTACCTTTCCCAGAGATTGCCGAGGAAATTCAAGCCATTCCCGCAGTTCAATCGACTGGTTATGTGGTGTCTCAAGACATTCAGGGTAACTTACTCTTAATCCAAGGGAATAATCGTTTATTAATGACCACGACCAATTTGAAACAACTGGATAAAGCAACACCGGCTCAAATGACGATTAATTCAGACGGCAGTGCTGAATTTATTACCAACTCTGGATTACAAGCTCTAACTCAACCGATTGTGCAAGAAATGACCAGCCTAAAAAATGCTGTACGTGGTTTAGGGATAACTACTATCGTCACCGAATCGAATGGCAACCTCAGCTTACCGGTAACGACAACTCGCAGCTTTAATGCACGTCCGGCGCTGAGATCAACCCCGACGTGGTTAGCCATGCCGCTGGGATTAAACACGGTACCGACTTCTTTACCAGGCGTATTAACCACCATGCTAGTTTTTAGAGATGAAACCGGTACTAAACGTCAACAATTGATTTATCCAGCCGCGAAATATCCAGATAATCTTTATCAATTCTTCGCTCGTCAACCCTCGGTTGAAACAGTTACTTTCGACAATGACGGTACCGTACTAGTCCGGGGTGGTAGCTTCAATTTACACGGCATATTTGATTACGTCGTGACTAACACTGGCACACCAACCGGTGGTATTCAATTTAGTTCAACGACAGACATCAATGGAGATGGTATCACTGATTTTGCAGTCATCTATGCCAATGGGGAAAGACAAGTGATTTATCAAATACCGCAATAA